The proteins below come from a single Candidatus Hydrogenedens sp. genomic window:
- a CDS encoding acetate--CoA ligase family protein — translation MKQKQTNILSDIQTLDLLEKYKIPAADFRICHNLNEVISASKELGFPITIKGMVEGIAHKSDLGLVKTGLKSEEDLLTATKEIQNNSQNHCLSGFLLQKHIFGKRELIVGGMKHNEYGLCVYIGIGGIFVEAVEDVAFRAAPISEIDLQEMISELHFKKIFQSFRGDPPIDTQKLFAIIKSIENLLGNETEISQLELNPILIHHDAPIAVDALTVKGNTPVKDIQPRITSLDFNKLLKLFEPESIAIVGITDTPIKWGFRVLFNTLEGGYTGKIYGVNPKRSEVLNIPCYPSISALPEVVDLAVIIVPPPAVQPSVQECIQKGIQVVLVITAGFGELNDELAQTAQDKLKQIALENDLYLIGPNCAGVVSPDPKKLYCSMIGRYPQPGGLGILSQSGNIGNTAMSWAMEHHLGLSRFISTGNEAVIKNYHYLNFLGSDPKTKVIFSYIESAKDIHLFFNELKHVTQKKPVIILKGGKTQAGSRAASSHTGALATDYRLFRGICVQQGALLTEDVYEAVETAHLLSNVPLPRGRNVGILSQGGGWGVISADVCTKAGLNVIPLSENTLKRLDAIMPKWWNRTNPVDMVAGTDMDLFKNSMEILIQDEEIDILVILGIGYIGSAYIRLQNSERAKNLGLNKLSEIGTQFEIKDAEEIAKLMQTYQKPIIVASDTTILSHGQNINPVLKRLEEMNIYVFQNPTNMAKAIAHLCRYSEYIRNTPRTF, via the coding sequence ATGAAGCAAAAACAAACAAATATCCTTTCTGATATACAAACATTAGACTTATTAGAAAAATATAAAATACCTGCTGCTGATTTTCGCATCTGCCATAATTTAAATGAAGTTATTTCAGCCTCGAAAGAATTAGGATTTCCAATAACAATTAAAGGGATGGTAGAAGGGATTGCCCATAAAAGCGATTTGGGATTGGTAAAAACAGGTTTAAAATCGGAAGAAGATTTATTAACAGCAACAAAAGAAATACAGAACAACTCCCAAAATCATTGTTTATCAGGCTTTTTATTACAAAAACATATTTTTGGGAAACGAGAACTTATTGTTGGAGGAATGAAACATAATGAATATGGTTTATGTGTTTACATTGGGATAGGAGGTATTTTTGTAGAAGCGGTAGAGGATGTGGCTTTCCGTGCTGCCCCTATCAGTGAAATTGATTTACAAGAAATGATTTCAGAATTGCATTTCAAAAAAATCTTTCAATCTTTCCGCGGAGACCCTCCCATTGATACACAAAAACTTTTTGCCATAATAAAATCTATTGAAAATCTATTAGGTAATGAAACAGAAATTAGTCAATTGGAATTAAATCCCATTTTAATACATCATGATGCACCTATTGCCGTAGATGCACTTACGGTTAAAGGAAATACCCCTGTAAAGGATATTCAGCCGAGAATTACCTCACTTGATTTTAATAAATTATTAAAACTATTTGAACCAGAAAGTATAGCCATTGTTGGTATAACAGATACCCCAATCAAATGGGGTTTTCGTGTTCTATTTAATACTCTGGAAGGCGGATATACAGGAAAAATATATGGTGTCAATCCGAAACGGAGTGAGGTCTTAAATATTCCTTGCTATCCTTCAATTTCTGCCTTGCCTGAAGTAGTTGATTTAGCAGTTATTATTGTTCCGCCTCCAGCTGTTCAGCCTTCGGTTCAGGAATGTATTCAAAAAGGTATCCAAGTTGTATTGGTCATAACAGCAGGTTTCGGGGAATTAAATGATGAATTGGCTCAAACCGCTCAAGATAAATTAAAACAAATTGCCCTTGAAAATGACCTGTATCTTATCGGTCCCAATTGTGCCGGCGTCGTTAGTCCAGACCCTAAAAAACTGTATTGTTCTATGATAGGAAGATATCCACAACCCGGAGGATTAGGCATCTTATCTCAGAGTGGGAATATCGGTAATACAGCAATGAGTTGGGCTATGGAGCATCATTTAGGACTGTCAAGGTTTATTAGTACAGGGAATGAAGCCGTCATTAAGAACTATCACTACCTAAACTTTTTAGGTTCTGACCCCAAAACGAAAGTAATTTTTTCTTATATTGAAAGTGCAAAAGATATTCATCTTTTCTTCAACGAATTAAAACATGTAACGCAGAAAAAACCAGTAATAATATTGAAAGGTGGTAAAACACAAGCAGGTTCTCGTGCTGCATCCTCTCATACCGGAGCATTAGCCACGGATTACCGATTATTTCGTGGAATTTGTGTCCAACAAGGAGCCCTACTAACTGAAGATGTTTATGAAGCCGTAGAGACAGCCCACCTTCTTTCTAATGTTCCACTACCCCGAGGAAGGAATGTAGGTATTTTATCGCAGGGAGGTGGTTGGGGTGTGATTTCTGCAGATGTATGCACAAAAGCAGGATTAAATGTTATACCTCTATCTGAAAACACATTAAAAAGATTAGATGCCATTATGCCTAAATGGTGGAACCGAACAAATCCTGTAGATATGGTAGCAGGGACAGATATGGACTTATTCAAAAATTCTATGGAAATACTAATTCAGGACGAGGAAATTGATATTCTGGTTATTTTAGGTATTGGCTACATTGGCAGTGCCTATATCCGTTTACAAAATTCAGAACGGGCAAAAAATTTGGGACTTAACAAGCTATCTGAAATCGGAACTCAATTTGAGATAAAAGATGCAGAAGAAATTGCAAAACTCATGCAAACCTATCAAAAACCTATTATTGTAGCTTCCGACACAACTATTCTATCTCACGGTCAAAATATAAACCCCGTGCTAAAAAGATTAGAAGAAATGAACATTTATGTTTTCCAAAATCCAACCAACATGGCCAAAGCTATTGCCCACCTCTGCCGATATAGCGAATACATCAGAAATACACCACGAACTTTTTAA
- a CDS encoding type 1 glutamine amidotransferase, which produces MSKAPRFLIVDGYSVKSREQFEQVGMKLAGVLYADLLIKYLPEAEYDIWYSSDEGAVPPTDEQLSQYTGVIWPGCNLTIYHEDDPRVQAHIRLCQRCYEAGIPQIGSCWGIQLANYSAGGKVEPHPKGREMGIATKIRLTEEGKKHPMFQGKPEVYSHFVSHDDQVTKLADGAILLAGNDWSTVQACEVHYKKGVFWATQYHPEYNLHEVARLIIAREPKLIQQGMFRDHEDMMIYVTRLEMVHENPSLKYIRWQYKIDDDLIDDKIRECEFINWIEHIIKPRIPKK; this is translated from the coding sequence ATGAGTAAAGCCCCACGATTTCTTATAGTAGATGGCTATTCTGTGAAAAGCCGTGAACAATTTGAACAGGTAGGCATGAAACTTGCCGGAGTGCTTTATGCTGATTTACTTATAAAATACTTGCCAGAGGCAGAATATGATATTTGGTATAGCAGTGATGAAGGTGCTGTCCCTCCGACCGATGAACAATTAAGTCAATACACTGGGGTTATCTGGCCCGGATGTAATCTGACAATTTATCATGAAGATGACCCAAGAGTTCAAGCCCATATACGCTTGTGTCAGCGTTGTTATGAAGCAGGAATTCCACAAATTGGAAGTTGCTGGGGAATTCAATTAGCCAACTATTCTGCAGGTGGAAAGGTTGAACCTCACCCCAAAGGACGCGAAATGGGAATTGCTACAAAAATCCGACTGACGGAAGAAGGGAAAAAACATCCCATGTTTCAGGGGAAGCCTGAAGTATATTCTCATTTTGTCAGTCATGATGACCAGGTAACAAAATTAGCCGATGGCGCAATCTTATTGGCAGGGAACGATTGGAGTACTGTTCAGGCATGTGAAGTACATTATAAAAAAGGAGTTTTTTGGGCAACACAATACCACCCTGAATACAATCTTCATGAAGTCGCACGGTTGATTATTGCTCGTGAGCCAAAACTTATCCAGCAAGGGATGTTTCGAGACCATGAAGATATGATGATATATGTAACGCGTCTCGAAATGGTACATGAAAATCCCTCCCTGAAGTATATTCGTTGGCAATATAAAATTGATGACGATTTAATTGATGATAAAATTCGTGAATGTGAATTTATTAATTGGATAGAACACATTATCAAACCTCGAATTCCCAAAAAATAA
- a CDS encoding HAD family hydrolase, producing the protein MAKVKVVTFDLWDCLFIDDSDEPKRAKAGLQTKKVSRREILYNALSKIAPIDRILVDTAFDVVDAAFRKVWHDQLVTWTVAERVSVLLEGLGRSLPKNIFDEIVVSYEDMEVQYMPDPVPGAVDALRKLREQYKLAIISDAIFTPGRNLRILLKEAGMYPFFDYFVFSDEIGVSKPHPAVFEAVARHFDIELQNIVHVGDRPHNDILGPQAVGARGVLLTAVKERPLDGACPDAICKKYEDLPDIIQELDIEN; encoded by the coding sequence GTGGCAAAGGTTAAGGTAGTTACCTTTGATTTATGGGATTGCCTTTTTATTGATGATAGTGATGAACCCAAAAGAGCAAAGGCGGGTTTACAAACTAAAAAAGTTTCACGGCGAGAAATACTCTATAATGCGTTATCAAAAATTGCACCGATTGACCGTATTCTTGTTGATACTGCTTTCGATGTGGTGGATGCTGCCTTTCGTAAAGTATGGCATGACCAACTTGTAACCTGGACGGTAGCCGAACGGGTTTCGGTTTTATTAGAAGGATTAGGTCGTTCCCTCCCGAAGAATATTTTTGATGAGATAGTTGTATCTTACGAAGATATGGAAGTTCAATATATGCCCGACCCTGTACCAGGTGCCGTAGATGCATTAAGAAAATTGAGGGAACAATACAAGTTGGCTATCATATCAGATGCTATTTTTACACCTGGCAGAAATTTGCGAATCCTATTAAAAGAAGCGGGTATGTATCCCTTTTTTGACTACTTTGTTTTTTCTGATGAAATAGGTGTATCAAAGCCCCATCCAGCAGTTTTTGAAGCAGTAGCCCGACATTTTGATATTGAACTACAAAATATTGTCCATGTTGGAGACCGTCCGCATAATGATATTTTAGGACCGCAAGCCGTAGGAGCAAGAGGTGTGCTTTTGACAGCAGTGAAAGAAAGACCTTTAGATGGTGCCTGTCCGGATGCTATTTGTAAAAAATATGAGGACTTGCCTGACATTATTCAAGAATTAGATATAGAAAATTAA
- a CDS encoding endonuclease/exonuclease/phosphatase family protein, which translates to MKKTLFLVLLTFSFLVISNICFFAEQGFAEETIKVMTFNLRYGTAMDGPNHWDKRKDILVEVIRNYDPDLLGTQECLDFQAKYIAEQIPSYLYVGKGREKDGSSEQTAVFYKKDLWEVLDTKYFWISETPEEPGSKSWDTVCTRIVTWLKLKHKPSGKEILYINTHLDHKGEIARQKGAEIICERVKKEGENLPVIITGDFNAVGEKSEPWKIFMSNGFNDSWLKADEKIGPLTTWCGFKDPDSNSDYRIDWILYKGPYHPLRCETIVYNKNGKYPSDHFPVITVFKWGS; encoded by the coding sequence ATGAAAAAGACTTTATTTTTAGTCCTTTTAACTTTTAGTTTCCTCGTGATTTCAAATATCTGTTTTTTTGCTGAACAAGGTTTTGCAGAAGAAACAATTAAAGTAATGACTTTTAATCTTCGTTATGGCACTGCAATGGATGGTCCTAACCACTGGGACAAAAGAAAAGATATTCTTGTCGAGGTAATTAGAAATTATGACCCTGATTTATTAGGAACTCAAGAGTGTCTTGATTTTCAGGCGAAATATATTGCAGAACAAATTCCATCTTATTTATATGTGGGAAAAGGTAGAGAAAAAGACGGTTCCAGTGAACAAACAGCAGTATTTTATAAGAAAGATTTATGGGAAGTTTTAGATACAAAATATTTCTGGATTTCAGAAACTCCTGAAGAACCCGGTTCGAAATCATGGGATACTGTTTGCACACGGATTGTTACATGGTTAAAATTGAAGCATAAACCTTCAGGCAAAGAAATTCTTTATATCAATACGCACCTTGACCATAAAGGTGAGATTGCTCGGCAAAAAGGGGCAGAGATTATCTGTGAGAGAGTAAAAAAGGAAGGTGAAAATTTACCTGTTATAATTACAGGCGATTTTAATGCAGTAGGTGAAAAATCAGAACCATGGAAGATTTTTATGAGTAATGGTTTTAACGATTCTTGGTTGAAAGCAGATGAAAAAATAGGTCCTTTGACTACATGGTGTGGATTTAAAGACCCGGATTCAAATTCCGATTATCGTATTGATTGGATTTTGTATAAAGGACCCTACCATCCATTAAGATGCGAGACAATTGTCTATAACAAGAATGGCAAATATCCCTCAGACCATTTCCCTGTTATAACTGTTTTCAAATGGGGTTCATAA
- a CDS encoding long-chain fatty acid--CoA ligase, which produces MLNLGYVLEETAKTHPDITAVILNQIKISYEQLNKYSNRVANILKQKGLKKGDKVAVMIPNLPYFPMVYYGILKAGGVVVPVNVLYQKMEIEHYIRDSEAVAFFVYHGCSEEAIKAFQSVDSCKHLIIIPPMDNMGDLEAGENFNKLLMEANDTFDIVQTMPDDTAVILYTSGTTGAPKGAELTHFNMFFNAYYASHEIVRVKPGTVSLVVLPLFHSFGQTCVMNACIMRGGTMSMLPRFETQKAMEVIARDRINVLAMVPTMYAFILNAPNWQEFDFSCVTLAVSGGAALPADIHQRFQERYGITILEGYGLSETSPVASFTVLGEEVRVGSIGKPIWGVDMRIMRDDGTFAGPDEIGEIVIRGHNVMKGYYKRPEATAEVMLNDWFHTGDMGRTDKDGYFYIVDRKKELIIRGGMNIYPREIEEILYTHPKVLEAAVVGIPDKLRGEEVRVYVSPKEGEEIHPEEIMQFLQEKIAKFKWPKDVVVLPQLPKGPTGKILKRQLRSMPIV; this is translated from the coding sequence ATGCTTAATCTCGGTTATGTATTGGAAGAAACAGCGAAAACTCATCCAGATATTACTGCTGTAATTTTAAACCAGATAAAAATCAGTTATGAACAATTGAATAAATACTCCAATCGCGTAGCAAATATATTAAAGCAAAAAGGACTCAAAAAGGGAGATAAAGTTGCAGTAATGATACCGAATCTTCCTTATTTTCCTATGGTGTATTATGGGATTTTAAAAGCAGGAGGAGTTGTGGTTCCTGTAAATGTTTTATACCAAAAAATGGAAATTGAACATTATATTCGTGATTCAGAAGCCGTTGCTTTCTTCGTATATCATGGTTGTTCTGAAGAGGCAATAAAAGCATTCCAATCTGTGGATTCCTGCAAGCACCTTATTATTATTCCTCCGATGGATAATATGGGAGATTTAGAAGCCGGGGAGAATTTTAATAAGTTGCTAATGGAAGCAAACGATACATTCGACATTGTGCAAACTATGCCCGATGACACTGCTGTTATTCTTTATACTTCAGGAACAACAGGAGCACCCAAAGGAGCGGAGTTAACCCATTTCAATATGTTTTTTAATGCTTATTATGCTTCACACGAAATTGTCCGAGTAAAACCAGGTACGGTGTCTCTGGTCGTTTTACCGCTGTTTCATTCCTTCGGTCAGACTTGTGTTATGAATGCCTGTATTATGCGAGGCGGAACCATGTCCATGCTTCCCCGATTTGAAACACAAAAAGCAATGGAAGTCATAGCGAGAGACCGTATCAATGTGCTTGCTATGGTTCCAACCATGTATGCATTTATTTTGAATGCGCCCAATTGGCAGGAGTTCGATTTTTCCTGTGTTACTTTGGCGGTGTCTGGAGGTGCTGCATTGCCTGCAGATATTCATCAAAGGTTCCAAGAAAGGTATGGGATTACAATTCTTGAAGGATACGGTTTATCAGAAACAAGTCCTGTAGCATCCTTTACTGTTTTAGGAGAAGAAGTTCGTGTTGGTTCGATAGGTAAACCTATTTGGGGTGTGGACATGCGGATTATGAGAGATGATGGGACATTTGCGGGACCGGATGAAATAGGTGAGATTGTAATTCGGGGTCACAATGTAATGAAAGGATACTATAAACGCCCGGAAGCAACAGCAGAAGTTATGTTAAATGATTGGTTCCACACAGGAGATATGGGACGAACGGATAAGGATGGATATTTCTATATTGTTGACCGCAAGAAAGAATTGATTATTCGGGGAGGAATGAATATATATCCACGGGAGATTGAAGAAATTTTATATACACATCCTAAAGTTTTAGAAGCGGCTGTAGTTGGTATTCCTGACAAATTACGGGGAGAAGAAGTCCGTGTTTATGTCTCTCCAAAGGAAGGAGAAGAAATTCATCCCGAAGAAATTATGCAATTTTTACAAGAGAAAATAGCGAAGTTTAAATGGCCTAAAGATGTTGTCGTTCTGCCTCAATTACCGAAAGGTCCTACCGGAAAAATCTTAAAACGCCAATTACGAAGTATGCCTATCGTTTAA